In the Arthrobacter sp. 31Y genome, one interval contains:
- a CDS encoding TetR family transcriptional regulator yields MRSSAEDLTTRARIRDAAIGLFGRDGFARATVRAVASTAGVSPGLVIHHFGSKAGLRDACDQHVLAQTATQGREKADPVSTRQLIQDYLNHPDQYADEITYIRRALSDESEAGDAFFDAVVKQTQDIIHAGMEAGTIRKFDDVRSTAVVIASNSLSILMLGRHLSRTLGTVGPEPHGIGPELLRQLTLPALEIYTHGFYADARFLDAAREAINHNTNTNTNTNTVREHAP; encoded by the coding sequence ATGCGTTCAAGCGCAGAGGATCTAACCACCCGGGCCCGCATCCGCGACGCCGCCATTGGGCTCTTCGGCCGCGATGGATTCGCCCGCGCCACCGTCAGGGCTGTTGCCTCTACCGCCGGCGTCAGTCCCGGCCTGGTCATCCATCACTTCGGAAGCAAAGCCGGGCTGCGCGATGCCTGCGATCAGCATGTCCTCGCACAAACAGCAACCCAGGGTCGTGAAAAAGCCGATCCAGTATCCACGCGGCAGCTGATCCAGGACTACTTGAACCACCCGGATCAGTACGCCGACGAAATCACGTACATCCGACGCGCCCTCAGCGATGAGTCCGAGGCCGGCGACGCCTTCTTCGACGCCGTCGTGAAGCAAACCCAGGACATCATCCACGCCGGGATGGAGGCCGGAACCATCCGAAAGTTCGACGACGTCCGGTCCACCGCCGTCGTCATCGCCTCCAACAGCCTCTCGATCCTCATGCTGGGACGGCACCTCTCACGGACGCTGGGGACTGTGGGCCCGGAGCCCCACGGGATCGGCCCCGAACTCCTCCGGCAACTGACCCTGCCCGCCCTGGAGATTTACACACACGGTTTCTACGCCGACGCGCGGTTCCTTGACGCGGCCCGCGAAGCCATCAACCACAACACCAACACCAACACCAACACCAACACCGTAAGGGAGCATGCCCCGTGA
- a CDS encoding ABC transporter ATP-binding protein, which translates to MTQAIVVEGLRKKFGSREVLHGLDFAVEPGSVFGVIGPNGAGKTTTMRCLLDIIRPSAGSISVLGQNPRSAGTALRRRIGYLPGELHLENRTTGRRMLEHFAAISGPVEPKHVNELAERLNLDLDRQTRKLSKGNKQKLGLLQAYMHKPELLVLDEPTSGLDPLVQQVFHAMVREAVDDGATVFLSSHVLSEVQQAADAVAILRDGEIVTVSTVEALRTAAVRQLRLNSTGTEAHDVGAVLARVPGVANVAVRELKADGHAAPTVEATATLSGHVQPLVQELARLNLTDLVLEEPDLEEAVLTLYTAQSPLPGRHAEGAHRA; encoded by the coding sequence GTGACCCAGGCAATCGTCGTCGAGGGTTTGCGCAAGAAGTTCGGGTCCCGGGAAGTCCTGCATGGACTTGATTTTGCGGTGGAACCCGGATCGGTATTCGGCGTCATCGGGCCGAACGGAGCGGGCAAGACCACCACCATGCGTTGCCTGCTGGATATTATTCGGCCCAGCGCGGGGTCCATTTCCGTCCTGGGACAGAATCCCCGTTCGGCCGGCACAGCGCTCCGCCGCAGGATTGGCTACCTTCCCGGCGAGCTCCACTTGGAAAACCGGACCACGGGGCGCCGCATGCTGGAGCACTTCGCGGCGATCAGCGGGCCCGTGGAACCCAAGCACGTCAACGAACTCGCCGAACGGCTGAACCTGGATCTTGATCGCCAGACCCGGAAACTCTCCAAAGGCAACAAGCAGAAGCTCGGACTCCTGCAGGCCTACATGCACAAGCCCGAACTCCTGGTGCTGGACGAACCCACCAGCGGCCTGGATCCCCTGGTTCAGCAGGTGTTCCATGCGATGGTTCGCGAGGCAGTGGATGACGGCGCAACGGTGTTCCTCAGTTCGCACGTCCTCAGTGAAGTACAGCAGGCCGCCGACGCCGTGGCTATCCTCCGCGACGGTGAAATCGTCACTGTTTCCACCGTAGAGGCACTCAGGACGGCAGCAGTCCGGCAGCTGAGGTTGAACAGCACCGGAACGGAAGCGCACGACGTCGGCGCGGTGCTGGCCCGCGTGCCCGGCGTCGCCAACGTGGCGGTCAGGGAGCTCAAAGCCGACGGGCACGCCGCCCCAACAGTTGAGGCCACGGCGACGCTCTCCGGCCACGTTCAGCCCTTGGTCCAGGAGCTGGCCAGGTTGAACCTGACGGATCTTGTCCTCGAAGAACCTGACCTGGAGGAAGCCGTCCTGACGCTCTACACGGCCCAATCACCTCTGCCTGGCCGGCACGCGGAAGGAGCGCACCGTGCCTAA
- a CDS encoding ABC transporter permease subunit, which yields MPKILPLFTKALTDSWRSTLAWAVGLSAACMLYLPLYPSIGGSAQMQDLINALPPEMTKALNYDQIASGPGYTQATMFGLIGFLLMSMASIGWGAAAVGGDEESGLLELTLAHSVTRVQVVLERALAIVVRIALLSVLVFLLVLGLNGPSQLGIDVGHLAGAVLLFAALALLSGTAALFTGALSGRKIYGIAAGAAVAVLGYVFNAVGRQSPDVEWLLNLSPYHWAYGNSPVANGADWGAAAGLYGISAVFIVLGATALQRRDVGV from the coding sequence GTGCCTAAGATCCTCCCCTTGTTCACCAAGGCCCTGACCGACTCCTGGCGTTCAACGCTGGCCTGGGCAGTCGGTTTGTCGGCGGCATGCATGCTGTACCTGCCGCTCTATCCCTCGATCGGAGGCAGTGCGCAGATGCAGGACCTGATCAATGCGCTTCCTCCCGAAATGACCAAAGCCCTGAACTACGATCAAATCGCCTCAGGACCCGGTTACACCCAGGCCACCATGTTCGGGCTGATCGGATTTCTGCTGATGTCCATGGCCTCCATCGGCTGGGGTGCCGCGGCCGTGGGTGGCGACGAGGAATCCGGCTTGCTCGAACTGACGCTCGCCCACAGTGTTACCCGGGTACAGGTAGTCCTCGAACGCGCCCTGGCAATCGTGGTTCGTATTGCGTTGCTTTCGGTCCTCGTTTTCCTGTTGGTGCTGGGACTGAACGGGCCCTCGCAACTGGGCATCGACGTCGGGCATCTTGCTGGGGCGGTGCTGCTGTTTGCCGCTTTGGCGTTGCTCAGCGGGACTGCTGCCCTCTTCACCGGCGCACTGAGCGGCCGGAAGATTTACGGGATCGCAGCTGGCGCCGCAGTGGCTGTGCTCGGGTACGTGTTCAACGCCGTGGGACGGCAAAGTCCGGATGTCGAGTGGTTGCTGAACCTTTCGCCCTACCACTGGGCTTACGGCAATTCCCCGGTAGCCAACGGCGCGGACTGGGGAGCTGCCGCGGGCCTATACGGTATCTCTGCGGTATTCATCGTGTTGGGAGCGACGGCCCTGCAGCGACGCGATGTAGGGGTTTAG
- a CDS encoding acyl-CoA thioesterase yields the protein MHLLLRTLMLLFTSSKRSPLGVWEESSLPLRVLPTDIDIAMHVNNGMYFSLMDLGRFDLMVRSGIWARMRKRGWSPVAAGETIAFRKSLQLWQRYTIETRIIGLDTKAIYFEQRMVVDGEIYARAHIATRLVNQGKPVTQEEIIAEFGAPPADLELPEWIHEWRENNALPGSRRPAPHVWR from the coding sequence ATGCATCTGCTTCTTCGCACCCTCATGTTGCTGTTCACATCCTCCAAGCGCTCGCCGCTCGGTGTTTGGGAAGAATCGTCGCTGCCCTTGCGGGTTCTGCCCACTGACATCGACATCGCAATGCACGTCAATAACGGCATGTATTTCTCGTTGATGGACCTCGGTCGGTTCGATCTCATGGTCCGCAGCGGCATCTGGGCGAGGATGCGTAAGCGTGGCTGGAGTCCGGTGGCAGCTGGTGAAACCATTGCCTTCCGCAAGTCCCTGCAACTTTGGCAGCGCTACACCATTGAGACCCGCATCATCGGGCTGGACACCAAGGCCATCTACTTTGAACAGCGCATGGTGGTGGACGGTGAGATTTACGCCCGGGCTCACATCGCCACCCGCTTGGTCAACCAGGGCAAGCCCGTCACGCAGGAAGAAATCATCGCTGAGTTCGGAGCGCCACCGGCTGACCTCGAGTTGCCCGAGTGGATCCACGAGTGGCGTGAAAACAACGCCCTTCCCGGCTCGCGGCGTCCGGCACCGCACGTCTGGCGTTGA
- a CDS encoding potassium channel family protein produces the protein MTQARYRDLVEWPLMATALIFLTAYAWQVIGRVSGAEAIPFEVVLWITWGIFALDYFVNLWLAEDRMRWFLWNLHELLIVVLPFFRPLRLLRLVTLLSVLQRTVGETLRGRVATYVAGAAAMLILIGALAVLDVEQNAPDAKILNFGDAAWWAITTITTVGYGDLYPVTPIGRIVAAALMMSGIAVLGIVTASIASWLLQRIEENAEGVAAAAEVKAAAAEEPVRAEMADLVSEIAALRREIAELRQATETGQGTHIRQEREV, from the coding sequence ATGACTCAAGCGCGATACAGGGACCTGGTTGAATGGCCCCTCATGGCCACAGCATTGATTTTTCTCACCGCTTACGCGTGGCAGGTCATCGGTCGCGTCAGCGGGGCTGAGGCAATCCCCTTCGAAGTGGTCCTCTGGATCACATGGGGGATTTTCGCTTTGGACTACTTCGTCAATCTCTGGCTTGCCGAAGACCGTATGCGGTGGTTCCTCTGGAATCTCCACGAACTCCTGATTGTGGTGCTCCCCTTCTTCCGGCCACTCCGGTTGCTGCGACTGGTCACGTTACTCTCCGTCCTGCAGCGCACGGTGGGCGAAACACTGCGCGGACGCGTGGCTACGTATGTTGCCGGTGCAGCTGCGATGCTGATCCTCATCGGGGCCCTGGCCGTGCTGGACGTGGAGCAAAACGCCCCCGACGCCAAAATCCTCAATTTCGGGGACGCCGCCTGGTGGGCCATCACCACCATCACCACAGTGGGGTACGGAGACCTCTACCCCGTGACTCCCATCGGCAGGATAGTGGCTGCCGCCCTGATGATGAGCGGAATCGCGGTCCTGGGTATTGTCACGGCCTCCATTGCCTCATGGCTCCTGCAGCGAATTGAGGAGAATGCCGAGGGCGTGGCCGCAGCAGCGGAAGTCAAGGCCGCAGCTGCCGAGGAACCGGTCCGCGCCGAGATGGCGGACCTCGTATCGGAAATCGCAGCCCTTCGGAGGGAGATCGCGGAACTCCGGCAAGCCACGGAGACCGGGCAGGGCACGCACATTAGGCAGGAGCGCGAGGTCTAG
- a CDS encoding YajQ family cyclic di-GMP-binding protein gives MAGESTFDVVSKVDKQEVANALNQSQKEIAQRYDFKGVGAEIDFSGEKILMKANSEDRILAVLDVFQSKLIKRGISLKSLDQGEPYPSGKEFRLECTIKEGIAQDIAKKINKIIRDEAPKSVKSQIQGDELRVTSKSRDDLQETMNILKKFDEADLQFVNFRS, from the coding sequence ATGGCAGGCGAATCCACATTCGACGTCGTAAGCAAAGTAGACAAGCAAGAGGTTGCCAACGCGCTCAACCAGTCCCAGAAGGAAATCGCCCAGCGGTACGACTTCAAGGGCGTCGGTGCTGAGATCGACTTCAGCGGCGAAAAGATCCTCATGAAGGCAAACTCCGAGGACCGCATCCTGGCTGTTCTGGACGTCTTCCAGTCCAAGCTCATCAAGCGCGGCATCTCCTTGAAGTCCTTGGACCAAGGCGAACCCTACCCGTCCGGCAAGGAATTCCGCCTGGAGTGCACCATCAAGGAGGGCATTGCCCAGGACATCGCCAAGAAGATCAACAAGATCATCCGCGATGAAGCCCCCAAGTCGGTCAAGTCCCAGATCCAGGGCGACGAGCTCCGCGTCACCTCCAAGTCGCGCGATGACCTGCAGGAGACCATGAACATCCTGAAGAAGTTCGACGAGGCCGATCTCCAGTTCGTGAACTTCCGCAGCTAG
- the efeU gene encoding iron uptake transporter permease EfeU: MTANFLIGLREGLEASLIVVLLMAYLIKTGRRHLIPRIWMGVGLAIAISLGFGAMLTFGPRGLTFEAQEAIGGGLSIVAVALVTWMVFWMARTARSLGGELRSQVDKAADGAAWGLVVVAALAVGREGLETALFIWAAAQATGETTLPLLGALLGLITAAALGYLLHRGVLKVNLGRFFTWTGVGLIIIAGGVLAYGIHDLQEAGILPGLNNLAFDVSAAIPPSSWYGNLLKGTLNFSPATTWLEAAAWLLYVVPVLILYIRANRSSPPKASSTASVSAVATQA, encoded by the coding sequence ATGACCGCCAATTTCCTGATCGGCCTGCGCGAAGGCCTTGAGGCCTCACTCATCGTGGTCCTCCTGATGGCTTACCTCATCAAGACCGGCCGGCGGCACTTGATCCCCCGAATCTGGATGGGCGTGGGCCTCGCAATCGCCATTTCGCTTGGTTTCGGCGCCATGCTGACTTTCGGCCCCCGCGGTCTTACGTTCGAGGCTCAGGAGGCGATCGGCGGAGGCTTGTCCATTGTGGCCGTCGCTCTGGTGACCTGGATGGTGTTCTGGATGGCCCGCACCGCTCGCAGCCTCGGTGGCGAACTCCGCTCGCAGGTGGACAAAGCAGCCGACGGCGCCGCCTGGGGCCTTGTGGTGGTTGCTGCACTGGCCGTGGGCAGGGAAGGTCTGGAAACCGCGCTGTTTATCTGGGCAGCAGCCCAGGCCACCGGCGAAACCACGTTGCCCTTGCTCGGCGCACTGCTGGGGCTCATCACCGCTGCCGCCCTTGGTTATTTGCTTCACCGGGGTGTCCTCAAGGTGAACCTGGGCCGCTTCTTCACCTGGACCGGGGTAGGACTGATTATTATTGCCGGCGGCGTTCTGGCTTACGGCATCCATGATCTGCAGGAAGCCGGAATCCTGCCGGGCCTGAACAACCTGGCCTTCGACGTCTCAGCCGCCATCCCGCCGTCGTCCTGGTACGGCAACTTGCTCAAGGGCACCCTGAACTTCTCCCCCGCCACCACCTGGCTCGAGGCGGCCGCTTGGCTGCTCTACGTAGTGCCGGTGTTGATCTTGTACATCCGGGCTAACCGCTCGTCGCCTCCCAAGGCTTCCAGCACAGCCTCAGTCTCTGCTGTCGCAACACAGGCCTAA
- the efeO gene encoding iron uptake system protein EfeO, protein MLGSPKLRRTLAVIGAAAAVPLVLAGCTDNTKTTGAADGPIQVSSTANECKVSTGTAPSGNLTFAVKNEGTEVTEFYLLAEDGLRILGEVENIGPGITRNLVVTAPAGKYNTACKPGMQGEGIRASFEVTESGNKPSVDADFQKLLDTGSQQYVAYVKDQTEQLIVGTKAFADAFAAGDAAKARELYASTRMHWERIEPVAESFGDLDPKLDAREADLEPGQEWTGWHRAEKDLFPPAEYTAMTPAERTAISTQLVADTEDLVTRTRTVELTPDKLGNGAKELLDEVATGKVTGEEEIWSHTDLWDFQANVDGARIAFENLKPALEQKDPELAKSLDEKFTALQTELKKHAKGDGFVFYNELTQDQVQQLAALVDSLGEPLSKLTAAVVL, encoded by the coding sequence ATGCTCGGATCCCCCAAACTTCGCAGGACCCTGGCCGTCATCGGCGCGGCCGCAGCCGTTCCTTTAGTACTTGCCGGCTGCACTGACAACACCAAGACCACGGGTGCCGCAGACGGCCCCATCCAGGTCAGCAGCACCGCCAACGAATGCAAGGTGTCCACGGGCACCGCGCCCAGCGGCAACCTTACTTTCGCCGTGAAGAACGAAGGCACGGAAGTCACCGAGTTCTACCTTCTGGCCGAAGACGGTCTGCGGATCCTGGGAGAAGTGGAGAACATCGGGCCCGGCATCACCCGCAACCTGGTGGTCACCGCTCCGGCCGGCAAGTACAACACGGCCTGCAAGCCGGGCATGCAGGGCGAAGGCATCCGCGCGTCCTTTGAGGTCACCGAATCCGGTAACAAGCCCAGCGTCGACGCCGACTTCCAGAAGCTCCTGGACACGGGATCCCAGCAGTACGTGGCCTACGTCAAGGACCAGACCGAGCAGCTCATTGTGGGCACCAAAGCCTTCGCCGATGCGTTCGCCGCCGGTGATGCCGCCAAGGCCCGTGAGCTCTACGCTTCCACCCGCATGCACTGGGAGCGGATCGAACCTGTAGCTGAGTCCTTCGGCGACCTGGACCCCAAGCTGGATGCCCGCGAGGCGGACCTTGAACCCGGACAGGAATGGACCGGCTGGCACCGTGCGGAGAAGGACCTCTTCCCGCCTGCGGAATACACGGCCATGACGCCGGCCGAGCGCACCGCCATCTCCACACAGCTGGTTGCAGACACCGAAGACCTCGTCACCCGCACCCGCACGGTTGAACTCACTCCGGACAAGCTCGGCAACGGCGCCAAGGAACTCCTGGACGAAGTTGCCACCGGCAAGGTCACAGGCGAAGAGGAAATCTGGTCCCACACGGACCTGTGGGATTTCCAAGCAAACGTGGACGGTGCACGCATCGCTTTTGAGAACCTGAAGCCGGCGCTTGAGCAGAAGGACCCCGAGCTCGCCAAGTCCTTGGACGAGAAGTTCACGGCGCTCCAAACCGAGCTCAAGAAGCATGCCAAGGGCGACGGCTTCGTGTTCTACAACGAGCTGACCCAGGACCAGGTCCAGCAGCTTGCTGCCTTGGTCGATTCGCTGGGTGAGCCCCTCTCCAAGCTCACCGCAGCCGTGGTGCTGTGA